A window from Solanum stenotomum isolate F172 chromosome 5, ASM1918654v1, whole genome shotgun sequence encodes these proteins:
- the LOC125865139 gene encoding uncharacterized protein LOC125865139, translated as MWYLCVFYHRLLDYRKPEVESLADLFSKGLTDLQCNGSLEWKLPKHHHPDSPFHFVNLPSEEIARSVANRSILVKGIFELWGEGSNFEELEESIKSYPDEKQLPYLTSDSTFKITVETFGKVISFEEQTERIRSLSYIPFKGRVNLKNPYHTFWLIETDDYDSNNGLPPIAGKRIFFGREIGTADRKLLPTYQLKSRTYLGPTAMDAEMAFLMANQAQAKSGKLVYDPFVGTGSILVAAAHYGAVTMGADIDIRVVRDGRGPDCNVWSNFKQYGLPMPIGLLRADNNLPPWRSGLKEVFDAIICDPPYGVRAGGRKSGGRKLLKGVIGPYTVPDDKRTGHIPSTAPYSLVECVHDLLDLAAKMLVMGGRLVYFYPVLREDESIDTIFPEHPCFKLVAISEQLLSYRYSRVLLTMVKIGPYTEEIALASKIKHLEFKENHLKWLEEGNLHSAVFSPADNHLNGSGDSKITKDSKARYRGKYV; from the exons ATGTGGTATCTATGCGTGTTCTATCACAGGTTACTGGACTACAGGAAACCTGAAGTTGAGTCTTTGGCAGACCTTTTCAGCAAAGGCCTAACTGACTTACAATGCAATGGTTCACTTGAATGGAAGCTTCCAAAACATCATCATCCAGACTCTCCTTTTCACTTCGTTAATCTTCCCTCTGAAGAAATTGCTCGAAGTGTTGCTAACCGTA GTATTCTTGTAAAAGGGATCTTTGAACTCTGGGGAGAAGGAAGCAACTTTGAGGAATTAGAAGAGTCGATTAAAAGTTATCCAGATGAGAAGCAACTGCCATACCTGACATCTGATAGCACATTCAAGATTACTGTTGAGACCTTTGGGAAAGTTATCAGCTTTGAGGAGCAAACCGAACGTATTCGATCACTATCCTACATTCCTTTCAAG GGACGGGTCAACTTAAAGAATCCTTATCACACGTTCTGGCTCATAGAAACAGATGATTATGATTCTAATAATGGACTGCCACCCATTGCgggaaaaagaattttttttggtcGAGAGATTGGTACTGCTGATAGGAAGCTTTTGCCAACTTATCAGTTAAAAAGTCGTACTTATCTCGGGCCAACAGCCATGGATGCTGAAATGGCGTTCCTGATGGCTAACCAAGCACAGGCCAAATCTGGAAAGCTTGTCTATGACCCTTTTGTGGGCACAGGAAGCATTCTAGTTGCAGCAGCTCATTATGGAGCAGTGACAATG GGTGCAGATATTGACATTCGAGTAGTACGTGATGGCCGCGGTCCAGATTGTAATGTCTGGAGCAACTTCAAGCAG TATGGATTGCCAATGCCTATTGGTTTATTAAGGGCAGACAACAACCTTCCTCCTTGGCGTTCGGGGTTGAAAGAG gtTTTTGATGCCATTATATGTGACCCTCCCTATGGAGTCCGTGCTGGAGGACGTAAATCTGGTGGCAGGAAGCTTTTGAAAGGAGTGATTGGTCCATATACAGTTCCTGATGACAAAAGGACAGGCCACATACCATCAACTGCTCCTTACAGCTTAGTGGAATGCGTGCATGATTTGCTTGACCTTGCTGCTAAGATGCTTGTGATGGGTGGCCGGCTTGTGTACTTCTATCCTGTATTACGAGAGGATGAGTCAATTGACACCATCTTTCCAGAGCACCCTTGTTTTAAGTTGGTTGCTATCTCAGAGCAGTTGCTGAGCTATAGGTACAGTCGGGTACTATTAACCATGGTCAAAATTGGACCATATACTGAAGAAATTGCATTAGCATCTAAGATCAAACATTTGGAGTTCAAGGAAAACCATCTGAAGTGGTTAGAAGAAGGTAATCTTCATTCAGCAGTTTTTAGTCCTGCTGACAATCATCTTAACGGGTCAGGTGATTCAAAGATTACTAAAGATTCAAAGGCAAGGTATAGAGGCAAATATGTCTAG